One Brassica napus cultivar Da-Ae chromosome C2, Da-Ae, whole genome shotgun sequence DNA window includes the following coding sequences:
- the LOC106422784 gene encoding calcium-dependent mitochondrial ATP-magnesium/phosphate carrier protein 3 yields MKKPASISMDHVLLALRETSEEREIRIRSLFDFFDNSSLGFLDYAQIEKGLASLQIPPEYKYARDLFRVCDANRDGRVDYHEFRRYIDAKELELYRIFQAIDVAHNGCILPEELWEALVKAGIEIDDEELARFVEHVDKDNNGTITFEEWRDFLLLYPHEATIENIYHHWERVCLIDIGEQAVIPDGISKHVKRSRLLLAGGLAGAVSRTATAPLDRLKVVLQVQRAHAGVLPTIKKIWREDKLRGFFRGNGLNVMKVAPESAIKFCAYEMLKPMIGGEGGDIGTSARLLAGGMAGAVAQTAIYPMDLVKTRLQTCVSEGGKAPKLWKLTKDIWVREGPRAFYKGLFPSLIGIIPYAGIDLAAYETLKDLSRTYILQDTEPGPLIQLSCGMTSGALGASCVYPLQVVRTRMQADSSETTMRQEFMKTMRGEGLRGFYRGLLPNLLKVVPAASITYIVYEAMKKNMALD; encoded by the exons ATGAAGAAGCCCGCATCAATCTCGATGGACCACGTACTCCTAGCCTTACGCGAGACcagcgaggagagagagattcgAATCCGGAGCCTATTCGATTTCTTCGACAATTCGAGCTTAGGGTTCTTGGACTACGCCCAGATCGAAAAGGGCTTAGCTTCGCTTCAGATTCCTCCCGAGTACAAGTACGCTAGGGATTTGTTCAGAGTCTGTGATGCCAACAGAGACGGGCGCGTGGATTACCACGAGTTTCGTCGTTACATTGACGCCAAGGAGCTCGAGCTTTACAGGATCTTCCAGGCTATTGATGTTGCTCACAACGGGTGTATTTTGCCGGAGGAGCTTTGGGAGGCTCTGGTTAAGGCTG GTATTGAAATAGATGACGAGGAGCTCGCTCGTTTCGTGGAGCATGTTGATAAAGACAACAACGGAACCATAACATTCGAAGAGTGGAGAGATTTTCTCTTGTTATACCCTCATGAAGCCACCATTGAGAACATATACCATCACTGGGAAAGGGTGTGTTTGATAGACATTGGCGAGCAAGCCGTTATCCCAGACGGTATAAGCAAACATGTCAAAAGAAGCAGGCTCCTTCTCGCAGGAGGACTAGCCGGAGCCGTATCCAGAACCGCAACCGCGCCTCTTGATCGCCTCAAAGTAGTTCTGCAAGTTCAGAGAGCACACGCAGGGGTCCTCCCAACCATCAAGAAGATATGGAGAGAAGATAAGTTGAGAGGTTTCTTCAGAGGCAATGGTTTGAATGTAATGAAGGTTGCTCCTGAGAGCGCCATTAAGTTCTGCGCTTACGAGATGCTGAAGCCTATGATTGGAGGAGAGGGAGGTGATATCGGTACGAGCGCGAGGCTTTTGGCTGGTGGAATGGCTGGCGCGGTGGCTCAGACCGCTATTTACCCTATGGATCTTGTGAAGACGAGGCTGCAGACTTGTGTGAGTGAAGGTGGGAAGGCGCCGAAGCTGTGGAAGCTTACAAAGGATATATGGGTGAGAGAGGGGCCTAGGGCGTTCTATAAGGGTCTGTTTCCTTCTCTTATTGGGATTATACCTTATGCTGGAATCGATCTAGCTGCTTATGAGACGCTTAAAGACTTGTCTAGAACATACATTCTTCAAGACACCG AGCCGGGTCCTCTGATACAACTGAGCTGTGGAATGACATCAGGAGCTCTCGGAGCATCATGTGTTTACCCTTTACAGGTTGTAAGAACAAG GATGCAAGCGGATAGTTCAGAGACGACAATGAGACAAGAGTTTATGAAAACGATGAGAGGTGAAGGTTTGAGAGGATTCTACAGAGGACTCTTACCTAATCTTCTTAAAGTGGTTCCAGCTGCAAGCATTACATACATTGTTTATGAAGCTATGAAGAAAAACATGGCTCTTGATTAA